The sequence below is a genomic window from Thioclava nitratireducens.
TTCAGCCATCATTCTCTCCTGTCCGACGCGTCATGCTAGGGCGGGGCGGGGCGAAGGTAAATCTCTGCCGTGGCGGCGCTTCTTTTTCGGCTCCGCCCCCTGTCCATCTGCGAGAAAACAGCTATGTTTCACGCGCGATCCGAACGGGGGCGATATGGCCGAAGCACTTGCCGAAGAGACAGAGCGCGAGGAAGAGGATTATCGGCTGAGCGGGGAGCTGGTCGAGGAAATTCTCGATGCCGTCGAGCAGGAAGATGCGGAGCGGTTGAGCGAACTGCTCGAGCCGCTGCACGCCGCCGACATCGCCGACCTTATCGAACAGGTCTCCGGCCACGAGCGGCGCGAAATCCTGCGGCTCTGGGGCCGCCAGATCGACGGCGAGATCCTGACGGAGATCGACGAGGGCATTCGCGAGGAGGTTCTCGCAAGCCTGCCGCCGGAAGTCCTGGCCGACGCGGTGCGCGAGCTCGACTCCGATGACGTCGTCGACCTGATCGAGGACCTTGAAGAGCCGCAGCAGGAAGCGATCCTCGGCGCTCTCGACGAGACCGACCGGGCCGCGGTCGAGAAATCGCTGGGCTATCCCGAATATTCCGCCGGTCGTTTGATGCAGCGCGAGGTCGTGACCGCGCCGGAGCATTGGACGGTGGGCGAGACGATCGACTTCCTGCGGAAAGCGAAATGGCTGCCCGACCAGTTCTATCACGTGACCCTTGTCGATCCGGGGCACCACCCGATCGGAAATGTCACCTTGGGACGAATCCTGTCGGCCCCGCGTGCCTCGAAGCTGACCGATATCTGCGAGGAGGAATTCCGCAAGATCTCGGCCTATCAGGACGAGGGCGACGTGGCCTACGCGTTCAACCAGTATCACCTGATCTCGGCCCCTGTCGTGGACGAGGATGACAGGCTGGTCGGCGTGATTACCATCGACGACGCGATGTCCGTTCTCGACGAGGAACACGAGGAAGACATCCTCCGCCTCGCCGGTGTGGGCGACGAATCCGCGATCTCGGATACCGTTCTGGAAACCGTACGTCAGCGCCTGCCGTGGCTTTTCGTGAACCTGCTGACGGCGATCCTCGCCTCGGCGGTGATCTCGATCTTCGAGGGCACGATCCAGCAACTTGTGGCGCTGGCCGTCTTGATGCCGATCGTGGCTTCGATGGGTGGCAATGCGGGCACGCAGACCCTGACGGTCGCGGTGCGCGCGCTGGCGACCCGCGACCTGACCGACAGCAACGTCTGGCGCGTCGTGCGACGCGAAACCATCGTGGGGCTGCTGAACGGTCTCGCCTTCGCGGTGGTGATGGGAGCAGTTGCCGCCTTCTGGTTCTCGGGCGCGCAGCTTGGCATTGTGATCGGCTTGGCGATGGTCATCAATCTCGTTGTCGCCGCGCTGTCGGGCATCCTGATCCCGCTGGCGCTGGAGAAGCTTGGCGCAGACCCGGCGCTGGCCTCGGGCACGTTCGTCACGACAATGACCGATGTGGTGGGCTTCTTCGCCTTCCTCGGCCTCGCCTCCGTCGTGTTGCTATGAGCAAGGATCTCGCGCGCAAGGACGCTTTCGCGGCGCGCAAAGCCGCCCATGCGGCCGATGATGGAGCTGCGACGCGAGCGCTGACGGCGGCGCTGGAGCCCTTCGCGGGCAAGGTGCTGGCGGGCTATTGGCCGATCCGGACCGAGCCCGATCCGCGCCCTGCGATGATCGCCCATGGCGGGCCGCTCTGTCTGCCGGTTGTGGTGGAGCAGGCGCAGCCCCTGGTCTTTCACCGCTGGACACCCGAGACCGAGATGATCGCGGGCGCTTTCGGGGCGCATGTTCCGGCGGAGGGCGAGGAGATCACGCCCGAGGTGCTGATCGTCCCGCTGCTGGCTTTCGACGCGCAGGGCTTTCGGCTGGGCTATGGTGGCGGCTTTTACGACCGCACGCTGGAGGGGCTGCGCGCACGCGGCCCCGTCACAGCGATCGGCTTTGCTTTTGCGGCGCAGGAAGTTCCGCATGTGCCCACCGAGCCGACGGATCAGCCGCTCGACATGATCGTGACCGAGGCAGGCGTCCTACATTTCTGATTAGCCCATCCGCTCGGAGGCGTAGGCGCCGGGCGAGGCGGGGAAGACGACCGTCTTGTTGTCGTTCAGGAACACCCGGTGCTGCACATGGGCGTGGATCGCGCGCGACAGCACCTGCGCCTCGACGTCGCGGCCCAGCGAGACGTAATCCGACGGGCTCTGCGCATGGGTGATGCGCACGGTGTCCTGCTCGATGATCGGGCCTTCGTCGAGATCGGCGGTCACGTAATGCGACGTCGCACCGATCAGCTTCACGCCACGCTCATAGGCCTGCTTGTAGGGGTTCGCGCCCTTGAAGCTCGGCAGGAAGGAGTGGTGGATGTTGATGATCCGGCCGGACATTTTCTGGCACAGCGCATCCGACAGAATCTGCATGTAGCGCGCCAGAACGATTAGTTCCGCACCCGACTCATCGACCACGTCGAGCAGGCGCTTCTCTGCCTCGGGCTTGTTCTCCTTCGTCACCTTGATGTGGTGGAAAGGCAGGTCATGGTTCACGACGACCTTCTGGTAGGTCATGTGGTTGGACACCACGCCCACGATCTCGATCGGCAGCGCGCCGATGCGCCAGCGATAGAGAAGATCGTTCAGGCAATGGCCGAAATTCGACACCATCACCAGAACCTTCATCTTCTCGCGCGAGTCGCGCACGGCCCAGTCCATCTCGAACTCCTTGGCGACCGGCTCGAATGCAGCGCGGATCGCGTCGGCATCCTTGCCTTGCTCCGAGACGAAGCTCACGCGCATGAAGAACTGACCGGTCTTCTGGTCGTCATATTGATGCGAATCGGTGATGTTGCAGCCCTGATCGGCCAACACATTCGCGATCCCCGCGACGATCCCCCGCGTGGAGGGGCAGGCAACGGTGAGAACGTAGGCGTCGGCAGTCTGGGTCATGTCGCATCCCTTTTGATCTTTCGCCCGGTTTCCTAGCGTGCCGGGGGTGGGGACACAATCACCCCGTGTCAGGGGAGGAGCGCGGGAGAAAGCGACGGCGTTGCGGTGAAAAGCGGCATCGCGTCGGGGGCGAGGCGCGCGGAGTCAGGCTGCAGCGTTTTCGCGCTGTGTGCCGCGCAGGGATTCGATCTCAAGGAAAACGCTGGAGACCTCGGGATGGGCCTCGTGGATTTTCTTCTGAACCTCCTCGACCGCGTGGAAGATCGCCTCGGGCGACAGGCCTTTTTGCATTTTCAGTTCGATATTCACCAACACCTGCTCGGGGGCGAAATGCATTGTCAGAAGCCGTTTGACCTCCGCGACTTCGTCGAAACCGGTCGCGATCTCCCGGATCGATTTGCGCACGTCGCGGTCGGCGGCTTCGCCCATGATCAGCGCGCGAGTCTCGTAAACCAGAATGATGGCGACCACGATCAGGATGAGCCCGATCACGATCGAGGCTGCGCCGTCGAAGAACGGGTTCTCGAAGGTCACCGAGAGATAGACGCCAAGCGCTGCAGCGAGGATACCCAGAAGCGCCGCACTGTCTTCGGCGACGACGACGAAGATCGACGGATCCTTGGAGCGGCGGAACGCCTTGAAATAGCCTTCCCCCGGTTTGCGTTGCTTCAGGAGCTGGCGGATCGCGATCACCCAGGAGGTGCCCTCGGCAAAGAACGCCACGAGCAGGACGCCGTAGTTCCAGATCGGCTTCTCGATCGGCTCTGGATGCTGGATATGGACCATGCCCTCGTAGACAGACAGCCCGCCGCCGATCGCGAAGAGCAGCATCGCGACAACGAGCGACCAGAAATACAACTCTTTGCCATAGCCGAACGGATGTTTCTCGTCCGGCTCCTTGCGGCTGCGCTTGTGGCCCAGAAGCAGCAACCCCTCATTGCCGGTATCGACCACCGAGTGGAACGCCTCCGCCAGCATCGACGAACTGCCCGTGAACGCCGCGGCCACGAATTTCGCGATGGCGATCAGAAGGTTCGCTGCGAGCGCGCCATAGACGGCAATCGGCTTTTCTTCGGAGGCTTGGGCTTCGGCCATGAACGGAATCCTGGATCGGGGCGCGAGACGGGGAGGAACGACCTCGCGCCGGTGTCGTCGTGCTGGATCAACACGGTGCGGGCAGGCCGGTTCCCGAACCGCCCGCGTGCGAGGTCAGATGCCGCAGCCGATCGCCTTCGCGAATCTCGCGGGCGAGGTGTCGTCAGCGAGGCGTCTCCATGCCACGGTTTGCTTGGGCGTGACCGAGAGAGACAGCAGACCCGACCAGTCGAAACTGGCGACGATAATCTCCGGCCCGGCGCCGCAATCGCGCAGGCCGCCCATGATCGTGTCCGAGCCGAAGTGGTGATTGGTGAATCTCCCGCCCGCGAAGCTCGGGTGCAGCGCGCCGTTGCGATATTCGAAAATCCGCAAGACGCCCAGCCGATGCGGCGCGTCGATCAGCGCGATGTCGCGATGTCCGTTGCCATCGAAATCCGCGACGCCGATGGGCGCGAGCCAATGGTTCGGCTCTCCCACGAAATCGGTCGCGGCGAGGAACTTCGGTTTGCCGGATTTTACCGTGAGCACGAGGAGCCGCGAACCCAGCCGGAGATGCGATTGCACCACGATCACCTCGTCGATTCCGTCGCCGTCGAGATCGCTCAGGCGTGGTGCCGTGTCCTCATAGACGAGATCGGGATCGAGGCGCAGGTCGTAAGTCAGCGTGCTGTGGCCTGAGAACAGCCCCTTGGCGTCGCCTGCCTTGCGGGTCACGTCGATCTGGAGATTCGCGAATTCATGCTCGGGGCCGAGTGCGCGGTGACCGTAGCGATCCGTGGGCTCGGTGAACCGCGCGGCGACCGACATTTCGGCCCGCGCGGGCAGGGCGGCAGCGGTGACCAGCGCAAAGGCGAGGGTCACCGCGCGGCGCATCAGATCTGCTTTTCGGGAAGGTTGACGATCAAGCCGTCGAGTTCGTCTGTGACCTTGATCTGGCAGGTCAGGCGCGAGGTGACGGGATCGGGTTCGTACGCGAAATCAAGCATGTCTTCTTCCATCGGATCGCGCGGAGGCAGTTTCTCGATCCAGTCCTTGTCGACATAGACGTGGCAGGTGGAGCAGGCGCAGGCGCCACCGCAATCGGCGTCGATGCCGGGCACGCCATTGTCGCGCGCGCCTTCCATCACGGTCATGCCAGGCTTCACGTCGATCTCGTGACGGGTGCCGTTGAATTCGACATAGGTGATTTTCGCCATAGCTCGGAGCCTCTTGTTCGTGATCAAAACGCGAATGCCGGCGGGGCCGGTCGCAAGTGATCTAAGCTGCTTTCGGCGATTTGGCCAGAGGTGGGCGGTCACGGGCAAGGGATTGCCGCGGCGTGGATATTGGCTACTCTGCGCGCCGAGGCAGGCGGAGACGAGAATGCGGCAGATCGCTGAAAACTTCGGCACGGCGCGTGCGATGCTGGTCGCGCTGGGTGTTGCGATGGGGCTGGCGGGCTGTCAGCCCGGCACGCAGGGGGCGTACGCTACTCCGAAGGACCCGCCCGCCAAGACGCTCGCCCATGTGCTGCAAAGCCGTCCGTCCGCTGATGATGCGCGGGGCTGCTTCACCGAACTCAAAGGCCCTGCCAAGGTCGAAACGGTGACTGGACAGGTAGAGGTGATCCCCGAACAGCGCGATCCGAAGACCGGCAAGGTCACGCAGCCCGCGATTTACCGCGAATTGAGCGGCCAGAAGCTCGTCGATAGCGGCAAGCCGCGCTATTTCGAATCCGTTTGCTCGGAGGATCTGACGCCCGCTTTCGTTGCGATGACCCAGCGTGCGCTGGCGCTGCGCGGGCTCTATTCCGGCCCCGCCGACGGCAAGCTGGACCCGGCGACGGGCCGCGCGATCGCGGCCTATCAGGCGCCGCGCGGCCTCGACAGCCCGACGCTCTCGGTGCGCGCAGCACAGGAACTCGGTCTCTATATCTGGTCGGACTGAGCCCTCTCACGCCGCCATCGCGGCGCCGCACAGCCCTCTGCGCAGGCGGCGGGCTTGTGCCGGTCGGCGGAACCGTCTCTAACCGAGGATCAAGGGATCAGGGGGCACCATGCGAAAGTTATTCGGCAGTAACCTGCGCTTCATGCGCGACAACGCCCGCTGGCTCGGCGCGGGTTTCCTGCTGACGCTGTTCTCGTCTTTCGGGCAGACTTTCTTCATCGGCCTGTCGGGCAATGATATCCGGGCGACTTTCGGCCTGTCGGGCGGCACCTTCGGCGCGCTCTACATGGTGGCGACGCTGGCCTCGGCCTCGACGTTGCCCTTCCTCGGGCGCACGCTCGATCTGATGCCCGGCTGGAAGGTGGTGCGCTTCACCATCCCGCTGCTGGCGCTGGCCTGTGTCGGGATCACGTTCGCCCCGAACCTGATCTTCCTGACGCTCGCGATCTACATGCTGCGGCTCTTCGGGCAGGGCATGATGACCGAGATCGCTTTCACCGAGATCGGTCGCTGGTTCGTCGCGAGCCGCGGCAAGGCGATGTCGCTGGTCGTTCCGGGCCAACCCTTCGGCTCCGCGGTGCTGCCGGTTCTCGTGGTGTTGGTCGCGCAGGCGAGCGGCAACTGGCACCTCGCATGGTGGCTCTCGGCGGCGTTGCTGGTGGTGATCGCATGGCCGCTCCTGATGCGCCTGATGCAGGTCGAGCGGGTGCCCAACGCCACCGAGGTGCAATCGAGCGCATCGGGCACAGCGCGCGACTGGACCCGCGCGGAGGTGATCCGCGATCCGGTCCTCTACATGCTGCTGGCAGGGCTGCTCGCACCGCCCTTCATCGGTACGGTGATTTTCTTCCATCAGGGCTACCTGACGGAGTTGCGCGGCTACTCCCCGCTCGCCTTCGCCGCGGCCTTTCCGGTGATGTCGGCGGCCACTGTGGGCTTCGGCTTTGTCTGCGGCGGGCTGATTGACCGGTTCGGCGCGCTGCGCCTGCTTCCATTTGTTCTGGCGCCGCTGACGCTGGCCTCGCTGACGGTCGCGCTCGTGACGCCGGTCTGGGGCGTCTATGTCTTCATGGGCCTTCTGGGCATGTCGAACGGGTTCACAGGGACGCTGATGGGCGCGCTCTGGCCCGAGGTCTACGGCGTGAAAAACCTGGGCGGCATCCGCGCGATCATCGTGGCCTCGATGGTGCTCTCGACCGCAGTGGGGCCCGGGATCACCGGCGTGCTGATCGATATGGGGGTGGAGCTTCCGACCCAGATGCTGGGCATGGCGCTGTGGTGCGTGATCGCCGCCGGAAGCCTGACCATTGCCGCCCGCCGGGTGCAGGCGCGCGAAGCGCAATGAAAAAGGCGCCCTGCGGGGCGCCTTCTCATTCGTCTTGAACGGTGCGGATCACTCCACGGGGAGTGCCACGAAACGCGGCTCGCCGGCGCGGCGGATCAAGAGCAGGATCGACTTGCGCCCGGCCTCTTTCGCTGCCTGCACGCGCTCTTCGAAATCGCCGACCGCGGAGACAGGTTTCTGTCCGACCTCGGTGATCAGGTCACCGACACGCAGGCCCTTCTCGAAGGCCGAGGAAGTCTCGTCGATCTGCTTGATGACGAGGCCGTTCGCTTCTTTGGTCAGGCCCATCTCGGTGCGCAGGTCATCGGTGAGCGGCGTCACGGTCAGGCCGAGCATGTCCTTCTCGACCTCCTGCGGGGCCTGAACGGCTTTCGGGGGCTGCTCGCCCTCGGCGGCCTCACGGCGGCCCAGCGTCACCAGAAGCGTCTTGGTCTCTCCATCGCGCAGCACGGTCACGCGGACTTTCTCGCCCACCGGAGCATCGGCCACGCGGCGCACCAGATCGCGGGTGTTCTTGACCTCGCCGCCATCAAACGAGGTGATCACGTCGCCCGACTGGATACCGGCTTCCTTAGCGGGGCCGTCCGGCACTTCCGAGACCATCGCGCCTTCCGGCTTGGGCAGGCCCATCGCCTCGGCCATATCGGCGGTGACGTCCTGGATCTTCACGCCTAGCCAGCCGCGCCGCGTCTCGCCGTATTCCTTGAGCTGTTCAACAACCTTCTGGACCACGTTCGACGCCATCGAAAAGCCGATCCCGATCGAGCCGCCATTGGGCGACAGGATCGCGGTGTTCACGCCGACGACCTCACCTTCCATGTCGAAGAGCGGGCCGCCCGAGTTGCCGCGGTTGATCGCCGCATCGGTCTGCAGGTAGTCGTCATAGCTGCCCGAGAGCTCGCGGTTGCGCGCGGAGATGATCCCGGCCGAAGCGGAGAAGCCCTGGCCCAGCGGGTTGCCCATCGCCATCACCCAGTCGCCCACCCGCACGGCGTCGCTGTCGCCGAAGGCCACGAAGGGCAGGGGGGAGTCGCTCTCGACCTTCAGCAGAGCGATGTCGGTTTTAGGGTCGGTGCCTACGAGTTTCGCATCGAGCCGCTTGCCCGAAAAGAACTCGATCTCGATCTCGTCTGCATCTTCGATGACGTGGTTGTTGGTGACGATGTAGCCGTCTTCCGAGATCACGAAGCCCGAGCCGAGCGCGTTCGAGCGGCGCGGTGCGCCCCGCCCGTTCGGGCCATTTGGCCCGTTCGGGTTCGGCAGGCCGAAATCGCGGAACAGATCCTCGAAGGGCGAGCCGGGCGGAAAATTCGGCATGTTGCCGGTCGGTGCGGCCACCGTGGTCGAGGTGGTGATGTTTACCACCGAATTGGACACCTGATCGACAAGTTCTGCAAAGCTTTCGGGGGCGGCGCGGGCATAGGCCGGCGCGGCCAGCGGTGCGAAGGCGAGCGCGACGGCAAGCGTCGCGGCGCTGAATCCGGCGCGCAGAGTCGATCCGGGTCCGGTGAGGAAATTCATGTAGCTCTCCCTTGCTTCGCCGGTCCGGAGGCCGGCGCGATGCTCTCTTTGAGTTGAAATGTAGGAGCAGCGAGGGACGAAGGGAAGTTATTCGCCAAAATTCACGACAGGAAATTGCGTCGCAGGGGGGCGAAGCGGGCGCTCTCTTGCGCCTAAGATGCGGGGAACTGAGCGGTTATCCGAAGACGCGCAGCGCCCAGAGGATCGCCACGCCCGCTGCCAGAGTCGCAAGGCCAAGCGTCCGCCGCTGCCCCGCCGACATGGCGCGCAGCGCGTCCAGCGCCTGCTCGATACGTGAAGGGGCCAGCGCAAGCGCCAGCCCCTCGATCACAAGGACCAGTCCCAGACCGGTCAAAAGCATCGCCATCACTGGCCGACCTGGCTCGCAGATCCGTTGCCCCGGCTTGCACCGGTTTCGGGCCCCGGGTTCTCCCCGATCGAGCGCAGGAAGCGCCCGTAATCGAAGTAGAGGCTGTCGGGCTGCGTCACCAGCGACGAAGTCTGCGTCTTCATCGACTGCGCGTAGAATTGCAGCGCGCGGACGAATGCGAAGAACTGGCGATCCTTGCCATACGCATCCGCATAGACCTTGTTGGCCTGCGCATCGGCTTCGCCGCGCACGATCTCGGCCTGCTTCTTGGCCTCGGACGTGACCTCGACCGCAGTACGGTCGGCGGTTGCGCGGATGCGCTGTGCGGCCTCGGCGCCGCGGGCGCGCTCGTCTGCGGCCTCGCGCTCACGCTCTGCCCGCATCCGGCCATAGGTGGAGGCCAGGTTCTGCTCGGGCAGGTCGGTGCGGGTCAGACGCACGTCGATCACGTCGACGCCCAGCGAGAGCGCCTCGCGCCGTGCCAGATCGCGGATCCGGTTCATCAGCGGCGTCCGGTCGTCCGACAGCACCGCCGTCGAGGGGACCGAGCCCAGAACTTCGCGGATCGCGTTGTTCAGGATGCCATCGATGCGGCTCTTGGCGATCTGCTCGCCGCCCCCGCCCACGGCTTCGCGGAATTTCACCGCATCGACGATGCGCCAGCGCGCGAAGGCGTCGACAACGAGACGCCGGTCGTCCTCGGGTGTGACTTCGAGCGGCTGCGTGGTGAGGCTCAGGATGCGGTCGTCA
It includes:
- a CDS encoding MFS transporter, which produces MRKLFGSNLRFMRDNARWLGAGFLLTLFSSFGQTFFIGLSGNDIRATFGLSGGTFGALYMVATLASASTLPFLGRTLDLMPGWKVVRFTIPLLALACVGITFAPNLIFLTLAIYMLRLFGQGMMTEIAFTEIGRWFVASRGKAMSLVVPGQPFGSAVLPVLVVLVAQASGNWHLAWWLSAALLVVIAWPLLMRLMQVERVPNATEVQSSASGTARDWTRAEVIRDPVLYMLLAGLLAPPFIGTVIFFHQGYLTELRGYSPLAFAAAFPVMSAATVGFGFVCGGLIDRFGALRLLPFVLAPLTLASLTVALVTPVWGVYVFMGLLGMSNGFTGTLMGALWPEVYGVKNLGGIRAIIVASMVLSTAVGPGITGVLIDMGVELPTQMLGMALWCVIAAGSLTIAARRVQAREAQ
- a CDS encoding cation diffusion facilitator family transporter; protein product: MAEAQASEEKPIAVYGALAANLLIAIAKFVAAAFTGSSSMLAEAFHSVVDTGNEGLLLLGHKRSRKEPDEKHPFGYGKELYFWSLVVAMLLFAIGGGLSVYEGMVHIQHPEPIEKPIWNYGVLLVAFFAEGTSWVIAIRQLLKQRKPGEGYFKAFRRSKDPSIFVVVAEDSAALLGILAAALGVYLSVTFENPFFDGAASIVIGLILIVVAIILVYETRALIMGEAADRDVRKSIREIATGFDEVAEVKRLLTMHFAPEQVLVNIELKMQKGLSPEAIFHAVEEVQKKIHEAHPEVSSVFLEIESLRGTQRENAAA
- the hflC gene encoding protease modulator HflC; the protein is MMRGPIAIAVLVVLIFLGLNSVFVVDEREKALVLRFGEVQQVKTEPGLGYKIPIVDTIVKYDDRILSLTTQPLEVTPEDDRRLVVDAFARWRIVDAVKFREAVGGGGEQIAKSRIDGILNNAIREVLGSVPSTAVLSDDRTPLMNRIRDLARREALSLGVDVIDVRLTRTDLPEQNLASTYGRMRAEREREAADERARGAEAAQRIRATADRTAVEVTSEAKKQAEIVRGEADAQANKVYADAYGKDRQFFAFVRALQFYAQSMKTQTSSLVTQPDSLYFDYGRFLRSIGENPGPETGASRGNGSASQVGQ
- a CDS encoding DUF2065 family protein yields the protein MAMLLTGLGLVLVIEGLALALAPSRIEQALDALRAMSAGQRRTLGLATLAAGVAILWALRVFG
- the purU gene encoding formyltetrahydrofolate deformylase — translated: MTQTADAYVLTVACPSTRGIVAGIANVLADQGCNITDSHQYDDQKTGQFFMRVSFVSEQGKDADAIRAAFEPVAKEFEMDWAVRDSREKMKVLVMVSNFGHCLNDLLYRWRIGALPIEIVGVVSNHMTYQKVVVNHDLPFHHIKVTKENKPEAEKRLLDVVDESGAELIVLARYMQILSDALCQKMSGRIINIHHSFLPSFKGANPYKQAYERGVKLIGATSHYVTADLDEGPIIEQDTVRITHAQSPSDYVSLGRDVEAQVLSRAIHAHVQHRVFLNDNKTVVFPASPGAYASERMG
- a CDS encoding 5-formyltetrahydrofolate cyclo-ligase, encoding MSKDLARKDAFAARKAAHAADDGAATRALTAALEPFAGKVLAGYWPIRTEPDPRPAMIAHGGPLCLPVVVEQAQPLVFHRWTPETEMIAGAFGAHVPAEGEEITPEVLIVPLLAFDAQGFRLGYGGGFYDRTLEGLRARGPVTAIGFAFAAQEVPHVPTEPTDQPLDMIVTEAGVLHF
- a CDS encoding DegQ family serine endoprotease, which produces MNFLTGPGSTLRAGFSAATLAVALAFAPLAAPAYARAAPESFAELVDQVSNSVVNITTSTTVAAPTGNMPNFPPGSPFEDLFRDFGLPNPNGPNGPNGRGAPRRSNALGSGFVISEDGYIVTNNHVIEDADEIEIEFFSGKRLDAKLVGTDPKTDIALLKVESDSPLPFVAFGDSDAVRVGDWVMAMGNPLGQGFSASAGIISARNRELSGSYDDYLQTDAAINRGNSGGPLFDMEGEVVGVNTAILSPNGGSIGIGFSMASNVVQKVVEQLKEYGETRRGWLGVKIQDVTADMAEAMGLPKPEGAMVSEVPDGPAKEAGIQSGDVITSFDGGEVKNTRDLVRRVADAPVGEKVRVTVLRDGETKTLLVTLGRREAAEGEQPPKAVQAPQEVEKDMLGLTVTPLTDDLRTEMGLTKEANGLVIKQIDETSSAFEKGLRVGDLITEVGQKPVSAVGDFEERVQAAKEAGRKSILLLIRRAGEPRFVALPVE
- a CDS encoding FG-GAP repeat domain-containing protein; this encodes MRRAVTLAFALVTAAALPARAEMSVAARFTEPTDRYGHRALGPEHEFANLQIDVTRKAGDAKGLFSGHSTLTYDLRLDPDLVYEDTAPRLSDLDGDGIDEVIVVQSHLRLGSRLLVLTVKSGKPKFLAATDFVGEPNHWLAPIGVADFDGNGHRDIALIDAPHRLGVLRIFEYRNGALHPSFAGGRFTNHHFGSDTIMGGLRDCGAGPEIIVASFDWSGLLSLSVTPKQTVAWRRLADDTSPARFAKAIGCGI
- a CDS encoding 2Fe-2S iron-sulfur cluster-binding protein, which produces MAKITYVEFNGTRHEIDVKPGMTVMEGARDNGVPGIDADCGGACACSTCHVYVDKDWIEKLPPRDPMEEDMLDFAYEPDPVTSRLTCQIKVTDELDGLIVNLPEKQI
- the mgtE gene encoding magnesium transporter, which gives rise to MAEALAEETEREEEDYRLSGELVEEILDAVEQEDAERLSELLEPLHAADIADLIEQVSGHERREILRLWGRQIDGEILTEIDEGIREEVLASLPPEVLADAVRELDSDDVVDLIEDLEEPQQEAILGALDETDRAAVEKSLGYPEYSAGRLMQREVVTAPEHWTVGETIDFLRKAKWLPDQFYHVTLVDPGHHPIGNVTLGRILSAPRASKLTDICEEEFRKISAYQDEGDVAYAFNQYHLISAPVVDEDDRLVGVITIDDAMSVLDEEHEEDILRLAGVGDESAISDTVLETVRQRLPWLFVNLLTAILASAVISIFEGTIQQLVALAVLMPIVASMGGNAGTQTLTVAVRALATRDLTDSNVWRVVRRETIVGLLNGLAFAVVMGAVAAFWFSGAQLGIVIGLAMVINLVVAALSGILIPLALEKLGADPALASGTFVTTMTDVVGFFAFLGLASVVLL
- a CDS encoding peptidoglycan-binding domain-containing protein, with translation MRQIAENFGTARAMLVALGVAMGLAGCQPGTQGAYATPKDPPAKTLAHVLQSRPSADDARGCFTELKGPAKVETVTGQVEVIPEQRDPKTGKVTQPAIYRELSGQKLVDSGKPRYFESVCSEDLTPAFVAMTQRALALRGLYSGPADGKLDPATGRAIAAYQAPRGLDSPTLSVRAAQELGLYIWSD